A single region of the Nocardioides sp. W7 genome encodes:
- the rplW gene encoding 50S ribosomal protein L23 produces MSTLHKDHRDILIAPVVSEKSYSLLDANKYTFIVRPDANKTEIKIAVEKVFGVKVTSVNTINRKGKTRRTKNGLGKRKDTKRAIVSLSEGHRIDIFGGPVS; encoded by the coding sequence GTGAGCACCCTGCACAAGGACCACCGCGACATCCTGATCGCGCCGGTCGTGTCCGAGAAGAGCTACAGCCTCCTCGACGCCAACAAGTACACGTTCATCGTGCGTCCGGACGCCAACAAGACCGAGATCAAGATCGCGGTCGAGAAGGTCTTCGGGGTCAAGGTCACCTCGGTCAACACGATCAACCGCAAGGGCAAGACGCGGCGGACCAAGAACGGCCTGGGCAAGCGCAAGGACACCAAGCGCGCGATCGTCTCTCTCTCCGAGGGCCACCGCATCGACATCTTCGGAGGTCCGGTCTCCTGA
- the rpsQ gene encoding 30S ribosomal protein S17, producing MSEQTPTTERNARKVREGLVVSDKMDKTVVVSVEDRVKHALYGKVLRRTSKLKAHDEANECGIGDRVLLMETRPLSATKRWRVVQVIEKAK from the coding sequence ATGAGCGAGCAGACCCCGACCACCGAGCGCAACGCGCGGAAGGTCCGTGAGGGCCTGGTCGTCAGCGACAAGATGGACAAGACCGTCGTCGTGTCCGTCGAGGACCGTGTGAAGCACGCGCTGTACGGCAAGGTCCTGCGCCGCACGAGCAAGCTCAAGGCGCACGACGAGGCCAACGAGTGCGGCATCGGCGACCGGGTCCTCCTGATGGAGACCCGCCCGCTGTCGGCCACCAAGCGCTGGCGCGTCGTCCAGGTCATCGAGAAGGCCAAGTAA
- the rplP gene encoding 50S ribosomal protein L16 — protein MLMPRRVKHRKQHHPKRTGAAKGGTKLAFGDFGIQALEGHYVTNRQIESARIAMTRHIKRGGKVWINIYPDRPLTKKPAETRMGSGKGSPEWWVANVKPGRVMFELSGVDEVTAREAMRRAMHKLPMKCRFITREAGEF, from the coding sequence ATGCTGATGCCCCGTCGTGTCAAGCACCGCAAGCAGCACCACCCCAAGCGGACCGGTGCTGCCAAGGGTGGCACGAAGCTCGCCTTCGGCGACTTCGGCATCCAGGCGCTCGAGGGTCACTACGTGACCAACCGCCAGATCGAGTCGGCGCGTATCGCGATGACCCGCCACATCAAGCGTGGCGGCAAGGTGTGGATCAACATCTACCCCGACCGCCCGCTGACCAAGAAGCCCGCCGAGACCCGGATGGGTTCCGGTAAGGGCTCGCCCGAGTGGTGGGTCGCGAACGTCAAGCCCGGCCGTGTCATGTTCGAACTTTCCGGCGTGGACGAGGTCACTGCCCGCGAGGCCATGCGCCGCGCGATGCACAAGCTCCCCATGAAGTGCCGGTTCATCACCCGTGAGGCAGGTGAATTCTGA
- the rplV gene encoding 50S ribosomal protein L22, translating to MSTTERQRTSARRESLLGDEPGSFATARFVRITPMKARRVVDMVRGMPVDQALSLLQFAPQAASETVYKVLESAVANATTTEGLDGGDLVVSVARVDEGPTMKRWRPRAQGRATRINKRTSHITLVVQPATVVAEKKGRKA from the coding sequence ATGAGCACCACTGAGCGCCAGCGCACCAGCGCCCGCCGCGAGTCGCTGCTCGGTGACGAGCCGGGTTCCTTCGCGACCGCCCGCTTCGTGCGGATCACCCCCATGAAGGCCCGTCGCGTCGTCGACATGGTCCGCGGCATGCCCGTGGACCAGGCCCTCTCGCTCCTGCAGTTCGCGCCGCAGGCGGCCTCCGAGACCGTCTACAAGGTCCTGGAGAGCGCCGTCGCCAACGCGACGACGACCGAGGGCCTCGACGGCGGCGACCTGGTCGTCTCCGTCGCCCGGGTCGACGAGGGTCCGACGATGAAGCGCTGGCGCCCCCGGGCCCAGGGCCGCGCGACCCGCATCAACAAGCGCACCAGCCACATCACGCTGGTGGTGCAGCCGGCGACCGTGGTCGCTGAGAAGAAGGGACGGAAGGCCTGA
- the rpmC gene encoding 50S ribosomal protein L29: MATTAHELDEMNDIDLESKLREAKEELFNLRFQAATGQLESHGRLRTVKKDIARIYTVVRERELGIRTAPGSNDEDGAA; the protein is encoded by the coding sequence ATGGCTACCACCGCTCACGAGCTCGATGAGATGAACGACATCGACCTCGAGTCCAAGCTGCGCGAGGCCAAGGAGGAGCTCTTCAACCTCCGCTTCCAGGCGGCCACCGGCCAGCTGGAGAGCCACGGCCGGCTCCGCACGGTCAAGAAGGACATCGCCCGGATCTACACCGTGGTGCGTGAGCGCGAGCTCGGCATCCGGACCGCGCCGGGCTCGAACGACGAGGATGGTGCCGCATGA
- the rplN gene encoding 50S ribosomal protein L14, with the protein MIQQESRLKVADNTGAKEILCIRVLGGSGRRYAGIGDVIVATVKDAIPGGNVKKGDVVKAVIVRTVKERRRADGSYIRFDENAAVILKNDGEPRGTRIFGPVGRELREKKFMKIISLAPEVL; encoded by the coding sequence ATGATCCAGCAGGAGTCGCGACTCAAGGTCGCCGACAACACCGGTGCGAAGGAGATCCTTTGCATCCGTGTTCTCGGAGGCTCGGGTCGTCGCTACGCCGGTATCGGCGACGTCATCGTCGCCACCGTGAAGGACGCGATCCCCGGTGGCAACGTCAAGAAGGGTGACGTCGTCAAGGCCGTCATCGTGCGCACCGTCAAGGAGCGCCGCCGCGCCGACGGTTCGTACATCCGTTTCGACGAGAACGCCGCCGTCATCCTCAAGAACGACGGCGAGCCGCGAGGCACCCGCATCTTCGGCCCGGTGGGCCGCGAGCTGCGCGAGAAGAAGTTCATGAAGATCATCTCGCTCGCCCCGGAGGTGCTGTGA
- the rpsC gene encoding 30S ribosomal protein S3: protein MGQKINPNGFRLGISTDHKSRWYADKLYKAYVGEDVAIRKLLGKGMERAGISKVEIERTRERVRVDIHTARPGIVIGRRGAEADRIRTELEKLTGKQVQLNILEVKNPEIDAQLVAQGVAEQLAGRVQFRRAMRKAMQTSMRSGAKGIRIQCSGRLNGAEMSRTEFYREGRVPLHTLRADIDYGFYEAKTTFGRIGVKVWIYKGEVAGTRAERQAQAAARAGVPGRGGSRPQRGSDRPTRGTRGDRPTRSDRDGAPAADAPAEAAAAPAETPQEG from the coding sequence ATGGGCCAGAAGATCAACCCGAACGGGTTCCGCCTCGGCATCTCCACCGATCACAAGTCGCGGTGGTACGCCGACAAGCTCTACAAGGCCTACGTCGGCGAGGACGTCGCGATCCGCAAGCTTCTCGGCAAGGGCATGGAGCGGGCCGGCATCTCGAAGGTGGAGATCGAGCGCACCCGCGAGCGGGTCCGCGTCGACATCCACACCGCGCGTCCCGGCATCGTCATCGGTCGCCGCGGCGCCGAGGCCGACCGGATCCGCACCGAGCTGGAGAAGCTCACCGGCAAGCAGGTGCAGCTGAACATCCTCGAGGTCAAGAACCCCGAGATCGACGCGCAGCTGGTCGCCCAGGGTGTCGCCGAGCAGCTCGCCGGCCGGGTTCAGTTCCGCCGCGCGATGCGCAAGGCCATGCAGACCTCGATGCGCTCCGGTGCCAAGGGCATCCGGATCCAGTGCTCCGGCCGCCTCAACGGCGCCGAGATGTCGCGTACCGAGTTCTACCGCGAGGGTCGCGTGCCGCTGCACACCCTGCGTGCGGACATCGACTACGGCTTCTACGAGGCCAAGACGACCTTCGGCCGCATCGGCGTGAAGGTCTGGATCTACAAGGGCGAGGTCGCCGGCACCCGTGCCGAGCGTCAGGCCCAGGCCGCTGCGCGCGCCGGTGTCCCCGGTCGCGGCGGCAGCCGCCCGCAGCGCGGGAGCGACCGACCGACCCGCGGGACCCGCGGCGACCGGCCGACGCGCTCGGACCGCGACGGCGCCCCCGCCGCCGACGCACCGGCCGAAGCCGCTGCTGCTCCGGCCGAGACCCCCCAGGAGGGCTGA
- a CDS encoding carboxymuconolactone decarboxylase family protein, translating into MIIDIPEGADPIMHVWGRMVPGIGPAAAAFSQSVYEHGTLELTAFEAARLRIAQINGCLFCQDWRTERDGVKVEDGFADAVSAWRTSPALDERARLAAEYAERYALDHHGLDDDFWTRMKAAYTDPEIVELSMCLGSWIAFGRLNRVLGLDEACVLPDHLSRR; encoded by the coding sequence ATGATCATCGACATTCCCGAGGGCGCGGACCCGATCATGCACGTGTGGGGCCGGATGGTCCCCGGCATCGGACCGGCCGCGGCGGCGTTCTCGCAGAGCGTCTACGAGCACGGCACCCTCGAGCTGACGGCCTTCGAGGCCGCCCGGCTCCGCATCGCCCAGATCAACGGCTGCCTGTTCTGCCAGGACTGGCGCACCGAGCGCGACGGCGTCAAGGTCGAGGACGGCTTCGCCGACGCGGTCAGCGCCTGGCGCACCAGCCCCGCCCTCGACGAACGGGCCCGGCTCGCCGCCGAGTACGCCGAGCGGTACGCGCTCGACCACCACGGACTCGATGACGACTTCTGGACCCGGATGAAGGCCGCCTACACCGACCCCGAGATCGTCGAGCTGTCGATGTGCCTCGGGTCGTGGATCGCCTTCGGCCGGCTCAACCGGGTGCTCGGTCTCGATGAGGCCTGCGTGCTGCCCGACCACCTGTCGCGGCGCTGA
- the rpsS gene encoding 30S ribosomal protein S19 → MPRSLKKGPFVDDHLQKKVDAENAKGSHNVIKTWSRRSMIVPDMIGHTIAVHDGRKHVPVFVSDSMVGHKLGEFAPTRTYRGHVKEDRKGRRR, encoded by the coding sequence ATGCCTCGCAGCCTGAAGAAGGGCCCGTTCGTCGACGACCACCTCCAGAAGAAGGTGGACGCGGAGAACGCCAAGGGCTCCCACAACGTCATCAAGACCTGGTCGCGCCGTTCGATGATCGTGCCGGACATGATCGGTCACACCATCGCCGTGCACGACGGCCGCAAGCACGTCCCGGTCTTCGTGAGCGACTCGATGGTCGGCCACAAGCTGGGCGAGTTCGCCCCCACCCGCACGTACCGCGGGCACGTGAAGGAAGACCGGAAGGGACGTCGCCGATGA
- the rplC gene encoding 50S ribosomal protein L3: MTFERNVKGLLGTKLGMTQLWDENNRIVPVTVIAAATNVVTQVRTPEVDGYNAIQVGFGEIEGRKVNKPRAGHFEKAGTTPRRHVVEIRTTSATEFTVGQELPVDTFAAGEEIDVTGTSKGKGFAGVMKLHGFHGVSASHGAHRNHRKPGSIGACATPGRVFKGTRMAGRMGSDTVTTQNITVHAVDVEKGLILLKGAVPGPKGGLVVLRSAAKKTQEA, encoded by the coding sequence ATGACTTTCGAACGCAACGTGAAGGGGCTGCTGGGCACCAAGCTCGGCATGACCCAACTGTGGGACGAGAACAACCGCATCGTCCCGGTGACCGTGATCGCCGCCGCCACCAATGTCGTGACCCAGGTCCGCACCCCCGAGGTGGACGGCTACAACGCCATCCAGGTCGGCTTCGGTGAGATCGAGGGCCGCAAGGTGAACAAGCCGCGGGCCGGTCACTTCGAGAAGGCCGGCACCACTCCGCGCCGCCACGTCGTCGAGATCCGCACGACGTCGGCGACCGAGTTCACCGTGGGCCAGGAGCTGCCCGTCGACACCTTCGCCGCTGGCGAGGAGATCGACGTGACCGGCACCAGCAAGGGCAAGGGCTTCGCCGGCGTCATGAAGCTGCACGGCTTCCATGGCGTCTCCGCCTCCCACGGCGCCCACCGCAACCACCGCAAGCCCGGGTCGATCGGCGCCTGCGCCACGCCGGGCCGTGTTTTCAAGGGCACTCGCATGGCCGGTCGGATGGGTAGCGACACCGTCACCACCCAGAACATCACCGTGCACGCCGTCGACGTCGAGAAGGGCCTGATCCTCCTCAAGGGTGCCGTTCCCGGCCCTAAGGGTGGTCTCGTGGTCCTGCGCTCGGCCGCCAAGAAGACTCAGGAGGCCTGA
- the rplD gene encoding 50S ribosomal protein L4 gives MATKSTAKTVKVELPAEIFDVAVNVPLIHQVVVAQQAAARQGTHSTKTRAEVRGGGRKPYKQKGTGRARQGSTRAPQFAGGGVVHGPQPRNYDQRTPKKMKAAALRGALSDRARNERIHVVDGLVAGESPSTKAALASLAALADRTNFLIVLERADTVAWLSLRNAQEVHLVAVDQLNTYDVLAADDIVFSKGAYDAFVSGTAKEASK, from the coding sequence ATGGCTACCAAGAGCACCGCGAAGACCGTCAAGGTCGAACTGCCCGCCGAGATCTTCGACGTGGCCGTCAACGTGCCGCTGATCCACCAGGTCGTCGTGGCCCAGCAGGCCGCTGCTCGTCAGGGCACGCACTCCACCAAGACGCGCGCCGAGGTGCGCGGTGGTGGACGCAAGCCTTACAAGCAGAAGGGCACCGGCCGCGCCCGTCAGGGCTCGACCCGCGCGCCGCAGTTCGCCGGCGGTGGCGTCGTCCACGGCCCGCAGCCGCGCAACTACGACCAGCGCACCCCCAAGAAGATGAAGGCCGCCGCCCTGCGCGGTGCCCTCTCCGACCGGGCCCGCAACGAGCGCATCCACGTCGTGGACGGCCTCGTCGCAGGTGAGTCGCCGTCGACGAAGGCCGCCCTGGCCTCGCTGGCCGCTCTCGCCGACCGGACGAACTTCCTGATCGTTCTGGAGCGCGCCGACACCGTCGCCTGGCTCTCGCTGCGCAACGCGCAGGAGGTTCACCTGGTGGCTGTCGACCAGCTGAACACGTACGACGTGCTCGCGGCTGACGACATCGTCTTCAGCAAGGGCGCGTACGACGCGTTCGTGAGCGGCACCGCCAAGGAGGCCTCCAAGTGA
- the rpsJ gene encoding 30S ribosomal protein S10, translating into MAGQKIRIRLKAYDHEVIDTSARKIVDTVTRTGAKVAGPVPLPTEKNVYCVIRSPHKYKDSREHFEMRTHKRLIDIIDPTPKTVDSLMRLDLPAGVDIEIKL; encoded by the coding sequence ATGGCGGGACAGAAGATCCGCATCAGGCTCAAGGCCTATGACCACGAGGTGATCGACACCTCGGCGCGCAAGATCGTGGACACGGTCACCCGCACGGGTGCCAAGGTCGCCGGCCCGGTGCCGCTGCCGACCGAGAAGAACGTGTACTGCGTCATCCGCTCGCCCCACAAGTACAAGGACTCCCGCGAGCACTTCGAGATGCGCACCCACAAGCGCCTCATCGACATCATCGACCCCACGCCGAAGACCGTCGACTCGCTCATGCGGCTCGACCTGCCTGCCGGCGTCGACATCGAGATCAAGCTCTGA
- the rplB gene encoding 50S ribosomal protein L2 — MAIRKYKPTTPGRRGSSVADFVEITRTTPEKSLTRPLPKKGGRNNQGRITTRHQGGGHKRAYRIIDFRRYDKDGVPAKVAHIEYDPNRTARIALLHYADGEKRYIVAPKGLEQGTPVESGPNADIKPGNNLPLRNIPVGSTIHCVELRPGGGAKMARSAGNSAQLVAREGSRATLRLPSGEMRFVDVRCRATIGEVGNAEQSNINWGKAGRMRWKGKRPTVRGVVMNPVDHPHGGGEGKTSGGRHPVSPWGKPEGRTRKRKASDSQIIRRRKSGKNKR, encoded by the coding sequence ATGGCTATCCGCAAGTACAAGCCGACCACCCCGGGCCGTCGTGGCTCCTCGGTGGCCGACTTCGTCGAGATCACCCGGACCACGCCGGAGAAGTCGCTGACGCGTCCGCTGCCCAAGAAGGGCGGCCGCAACAACCAGGGCCGGATCACCACCCGGCACCAGGGCGGCGGTCACAAGCGTGCCTACCGCATCATCGACTTCCGTCGCTACGACAAGGACGGCGTTCCGGCCAAGGTCGCTCACATCGAGTACGACCCCAACCGCACTGCGCGCATCGCGCTCCTGCACTACGCCGACGGCGAGAAGCGCTACATCGTCGCGCCGAAGGGCCTGGAGCAGGGCACGCCGGTCGAGTCGGGCCCCAACGCCGACATCAAGCCGGGCAACAACCTGCCGCTGCGCAACATCCCCGTCGGTTCGACGATCCACTGCGTGGAGCTGCGTCCGGGCGGCGGGGCCAAGATGGCCCGCTCGGCCGGCAACAGCGCCCAGCTGGTCGCCCGTGAGGGCAGCCGCGCGACGCTGCGTCTGCCCTCGGGCGAGATGCGCTTCGTCGACGTGCGCTGCCGCGCCACGATCGGCGAGGTCGGCAACGCCGAGCAGTCGAACATCAACTGGGGCAAGGCCGGCCGGATGCGCTGGAAGGGCAAGCGCCCGACCGTCCGCGGTGTCGTCATGAACCCGGTCGACCACCCGCACGGTGGTGGCGAGGGCAAGACCTCGGGTGGTCGTCACCCGGTGTCCCCCTGGGGCAAGCCCGAGGGCCGTACGCGCAAGCGCAAGGCCAGCGACTCCCAGATCATTCGCCGTCGCAAGTCCGGCAAGAACAAGCGCTGA